The following proteins are co-located in the Gossypium hirsutum isolate 1008001.06 chromosome A02, Gossypium_hirsutum_v2.1, whole genome shotgun sequence genome:
- the LOC107940983 gene encoding PH, RCC1 and FYVE domains-containing protein 1, protein MADLVSYGNAQRDIDQALIALKKGAQLLKYGRKGKPKFCPFRLSNDETSLIWISSSGERSLKLASVSKIIPGQRTAVFQRYLRPEKDYLSFSLIYNNGKRSLDLICKDKVEAEVWIAGLKALISSGQGGRSKIDGWRDGGLYLDDGRDLTSNSASDSSVSATRDISSPEVFVSFNPNTSPKSLRPENSFHSERSHVASEVPNMDVKGSGSYAFRVSVSSAPSTSSHGSAADDYDALGDVYIWGEVICDNAVKVVADKNANYLSMRADVLLPRPLEYNVVLDVHHVACGVKHAALVTRQGEVFTWGEESGGRLGHGVGKDVIQPRLVESLAVTSVDFVACGEFHTCAVTMAGELYTWGDGTHNAGLLGHGTDVSHWIPKRISGPLEGLQVASVTCGPWHTALITSTGQLFTFGDGTFGVLGHGDRESVPYPKEVESLSGLRTIAVACGVWHTAAIVEVIVSQSSASVSSGKLFTWGDGDKNRLGHGDKEPRLKPTCVPALIDYNFHKVACGHSLTVGLTTSGHVFTMGSTVYGQLGNPYADGKIPSLVEDKLSGECVEEIACGAYHVAVLTSRNEVYTWGKGANGRLGHGDVEDRKTPTLVEGLKDRHVKFIACGSNYSAAICLHKWVSGAEQSQCSACRQAFGFTRKRHNCYNCGLVHCHSCSSKKAPGAALAPNPGKPYRVCDSCFAKLNKVSEAGNNRRNSVPRLSGENKDRLDKAEIRLSKSATPNMDLIKQLDSKAAKQGKKTETFSLVRSAQAPSSFQLKDVVLSNPVDLRRTVPKPILTPSGVSSRSVSPFSRRPSPPRSATPIPTTSGLSFSKSITDSLKKTNELLNQEVLKLRGQVETLRKRCELQESELQKSTKKTQEAMKVAAEESAKSKAAKEVIKSLTAQLKDMAERLPPGVYDTENIKPAYLPNGLEPNGIHYPDANGEGHLRSGSIGGSFLASPTALDSSTMNGNQSPGQLIREPTGANGRDDHSGTRLLNGSGGLQAGGSGVSAAVDERESGSFADGENSMKSRNSALAANGNQVEAEWIEQYEPGVYITLVALRDGTRDLKRVRFSRRRFGEHQAETWWSENREKVYERYNVHVSDKASISGQTARRSEGALSPTSQV, encoded by the exons ATGGCAGATCTTGTTAGCTACGGTAATGCACAACGTGACATCGACCAG GCATTAATAGCTTTGAAGAAGGGTGCTCAGCTTCTGAAATATGGTCGCAAGGGAAAGCCTAAGTTTTGTCCATTTAGACTTTCTAAT GATGAAACATCTTTAATTTGGATTTCAAGCAGTGGTGAAAGAAGTTTGAAGTTAGCCTCAGTCTCTAAAATTATTCCTGGACAAAGAACT GCTGTTTTCCAGCGGTATCTCCGGCCTGAGAAGGACTATTTATCCTTTTCTCTTATATACAACAACGGGAAAAGGTCACTTGATCTG ATTTGCAAGGACAAAGTTGAGGCAGAGGTGTGGATTGCAGGCCTCAAAGCATTAATATCATCTGGTCAGGGTGGACGCTCCAAAATTGATGGGTGGCGTGATGGAGGCCTCTACCTTGAT GATGGCAGAGATCTGACATCAAATAGTGCAAGTGACAGTTCTGTTAGTGCTACTCGAGATATTAGCTCCCCTGAGGTTTTTGTCAGTTTTAACCCAAATACTTCTCCTAAGAGTTTACGGCCTGAGAATTCTTTTCATTCTGAAAGATCACATGTAGCATCAGAAGTCCCAAATATGGATGTAAAAGGATCTGGTTCATATGCTTTTCGTGTAAGTGTTTCTAGTGCCCCAAGTACTTCTAGTCATGGTTCTGCAGCAGATGATTATGATGCTTTAGGGGATGTGTATATATGGGGTGAGGTTATCTGTGACAATGCTGTGAAGGTTGTAGCTGATAAGAATGCGAATTATTTGAGCATGAGAGCAGATGTACTTCTTCCCAGGCCTTTAGAGTATAATGTAGTTTTAGATGTACATCATGTAGCCTGTGGGGTCAAGCATGCTGCCCTAGTTACAAGGCAAGGTGAAGTTTTTACATGGGGTGAGGAATCTGGAGGACGACTTGGCCATGGTGTTGGGAAGGATGTTATTCAACCTCGTCTTGTTGAATCATTGGCTGTTACTAGTGTTGATTTTGTTGCCTGTGGTGAATTTCATACATGTGCTGTTACGATGGCTGGGGAACTTTATACATGGGGAGATGGAACTCACAATGCTGGGCTCCTTGGTCATGGCACTGATGTCAGCCATTGGATACCAAAGAGAATTTCAGGTCCTCTTGAGGGACTTCAAGTTGCTTCAGTAACTTGTGGTCCATGGCATACAGCTTTGATAACATCAACAGGACAGCTGTTTACCTTTGGGGATGGTACATTCGGCGTACTGGGCCATGGTGACAGAGAAAGTGTTCCATATCCGAAAGAAGTAGAGTCTCTGTCAGGATTGAGAACGATTGCTGTGGCATGTGGAGTGTGGCATACTGCTGCCATTGTGGAAGTTATTGTCTCTCAGTCCAGTGCTAGTGTTTCATCAGGAAAATTATTCACATGGGGGGATGGGGACAAAAACCGTCTTGGACATGGAGACAAGGAACCCCGGCTTAAGCCCACATGCGTTCCAGCACTAATTGATTACAATTTTCACAAAGTTGCTTGCGGGCATAGCTTAACAGTTGGTTTAACAACATCAGGGCATGTTTTTACGATGGGGAGTACTGTGTATGGTCAACTTGGGAATCCCTATGCTGATGGAAAAATACCTTCTTTGGTAGAAGACAAGCTTTCAGGGGAATGTGTTGAAGAAATTGCCTGTGGTGCATATCATGTTGCGGTTTTAACATCCAGGAATGAAGTCTATACATGGGGAAAAGGAGCCAATGGTAGGTTGGGCCATGGAGATGTTGAAGATCGAAAAACTCCAACTTTGGTTGAAGGTTTGAAGGATAGACATGTGAAATTTATTGCTTGTGGTTCAAACTATAGTGCTGCAATATGTCTTCATAAATGGGTATCTGGTGCTGAGCAATCTCAATGCTCAGCTTGCAGACAGGCTTTTGGGTTCACaagaaaaaggcataattgctaTAACTGTGGACTTGTGCATTGCCATTCATGCAGTTCAAAAAAAGCTCCAGGAGCAGCTTTGGCTCCTAATCCTGGGAAACCTTATCGTGTCTGTGATTCCTGTTTTGCCAAACTGAACAAGGTTTCAGAAGCTGGTAATAACAGGAGGAATTCTGTACCTCGCCTTTCAGGTGAGAACAAGGACCGGTTGGATAAGGCTGAAATAAGATTATCCAAATCTGCAACTCCTAATATGGACTTGATTAAGCAGTTAGATAGCAAAGCAGCCAAACAAGGGAAAAAAACCGAAACATTCTCATTGGTTCGCTCTGCTCAAGCACCTTCTTCGTTTCAGTTGAAAGATGTTGTTTTGTCTAATCCTGTAGATTTGCGAAGGACAGTTCCTAAACCAATTCTTACGCCATCTGGAGTAAGTTCCAGATCTGTTTCACCTTTCTCAAGGAGACCTAGCCCACCACGTTCTGCGACCCCAATTCCTACAACATCTGGACTTTCTTTCTCCAAAAGCATCACAGATAGTTTGAAAAAGACAAATGAACTTTTGAACCAAGAAGTGCTTAAGTTGCGTGGACAG GTTGAGACTCTGAGAAAGAGATGTGAACTTCAAGAATCGGAGCTTCAAAAATCCACAAAGAAAACTCAGGAAGCTATGAAAGTGGCTGCAGAGGAGTCTGCTAAATCTAAAGCTGCAAAAGAAGTTATAAAGTCGCTGACTGCACAG CTCAAGGATATGGCTGAAAGGTTGCCACCTGGAGTTTATGACACAGAGAACATTAAACCAGCATACTTGCCAAATGGCTTGGAGCCAAATGGTATTCACTATCCAGATGCGAACGGAGAGGGACATTTAAGATCTGGATCAATTGGTGGCTCTTTCCTTGCTTCCCCTACTGCTCTCGATTCTTCCACAATGAATGGCAATCAGAGCCCTGGCCAATTAATTAGGGAACCAACCGGAGCCAATGGTAGAGATGACCATTCTGGCACTAGACTGCTGAATGGTAGTGGGGGTTTACAGGCAGGTGGCAGTGGTGTGTCAGCAGCTGTTGATGAAAGGGAATCTGGGTCTTTTGCAGATGGAGAAAATAGTATGAAATCTAGAAATTCAGCATTGGCTGCTAATGGCAATCAAGTGGAGGCTGAGTGGATTGAACAGTATGAGCCTGGAGTCTATATAACTCTTGTAGCACTGCGGGATGGAACTAGGGATCTCAAACGAGTGCGCTTCAG CCGAAGAAGATTCGGAGAACACCAAGCAGAAACTTGGTGGTCGGAAAACCGTGAAAAGGTATACGAGCGGTACAACGTCCATGTATCAGACAAAGCATCGATTTCTGGGCAAACCGCCCGCAGATCGGAAGGAGCTCTGTCTCCAACTTCTCAAGTGTAA
- the LOC107951529 gene encoding U-box domain-containing protein 29 — translation MVKEELYITVPSVFRCPISLDVMKSPVSLCTGVTYDRSSIQKWLESGHDTCPATMQVLPSKDFIPNLTLHRLINLWIQSSTLRPGSNSPRLLPATPPAISEVQAKLLMEKVEREGCVDSLSKVAEFVSCCEENRKFVARFDGFVEVIAGVLKRKCVEIKALETAVRILDLILSENGVTEGLNKLILKSNQESKFLSAIVLILQHGSLNSKIKSVRVLDSLALDSESKRRISDSQDLISILLQLLKTNNNESLNDAVTSILTTISITRSVRSRLIENGIVEIPSNSLTEKSLKLLATLSTCSEGRSAISSEPKCAAAIVEKLLKLSKTGTEDAVTVLWSTCCLNKEEKVKEAVVKGNGVTKILVIMQREGEGNVKMMCRDLVKALRAVCKDWCLGSYETKTTHIRPC, via the coding sequence atggtgaaGGAGGAACTGTACATAACCGTACCCAGCGTTTTCCGGTGTCCAATTTCACTTGACGTGATGAAATCTCCGGTTAGCCTTTGTACGGGCGTTACCTACGATCGTTCCAGCATCCAAAAATGGCTCGAATCTGGTCACGACACCTGTCCAGCCACCATGCAGGTTCTTCCCTCCAAGGATTTCATCCCTAACCTTACTCTCCATCGTCTAATTAATCTCTGGATCCAGTCTTCTACTCTCCGGCCAGGCTCTAACTCTCCACGGCTTCTTCCGGCGACGCCTCCGGCGATCTCCGAGGTTCAGGCTAAGCTATTGATGGAGAAGGTTGAGAGGGAGGGCTGCGTCGATTCTTTGTCTAAGGTTGCCGAGTTCGTAAGCTGTTGCGAAGAGAACCGGAAATTTGTAGCTAGATTCGACGGTTTCGTTGAGGTAATCGCCGGAGTTTTGAAAAGGAAATGTGTGGAAATCAAAGCTTTGGAAACGGCGGTTAGGATTTTGGATTTGATTTTGAGCGAAAATGGAGTCACAGAAGGGTtaaacaaattaatccttaaaagCAATCAGGAAAGTAAATTTTTATCTGCAATCGTTTTAATTCTTCAACACGGAAGCCTGAACTCGAAGATCAAGTCAGTCCGAGTTCTGGACTCACTAGCACTTGACTCGGAATCCAAACGCAGGATCTCCGACTCACAAGACCTTATATCCATCCTTCTCCAGCTCCTGAAAACAAACAACAACGAATCCTTAAACGACGCCGTTACTTCCATTTTAACCACCATTTCAATAACGCGCTCCGTCAGATCCCGCCTCATCGAAAACGGCATCGTTGAAATCCCATCAAACTCGCTCACAGAAAAGTCGTTGAAGTTGTTAGCAACGCTTAGCACTTGCAGCGAAGGGAGGTCAGCAATCAGTTCCGAGCCAAAATGCGCGGCGGCGATCGTAGAAAAGCTGTTGAAGTTGTCTAAAACGGGGACGGAGGACGCCGTAACGGTGTTGTGGAGCACGTGTTGCTTGAACAAAGAGGAGAAAGTGAAAGAAGCGGTGGTAAAAGGGAATGGGGTGACGAAGATATTAGTAATAATGCAAAGAGAAGGGGAAGGGAACGTGAAGATGATGTGCAGGGATTTGGTTAAGGCTCTAAGAGCTGTATGTAAAGATTGGTGTTTAGGCAGTTATGAAACCAAGACTACACATATTAGACCTTGTTGA